From the Thermococcus guaymasensis DSM 11113 genome, one window contains:
- the purC gene encoding phosphoribosylaminoimidazolesuccinocarboxamide synthase → MEVYEGKAKKVIPLDDGKVIMEFKDDATAFNGEKKARFKGKGWLNAQISAVLFKVLEENGIKTHFIGVAGDNRLIVERLRMYPLEVVVRNVVAGSLKKRLPLEEGTQLPEPIIELYYKDDSLGDPMINRYHAKVLGISEEEIREMEKVALKVNEVLRKYFAERGIILVDFKLEFGRNGRGEIVLGDEISPDTCRFWDAETGKSLDKDIFRFDKGDLINAYEELYERLTGQAPTRR, encoded by the coding sequence ATGGAGGTCTACGAAGGCAAAGCAAAGAAAGTTATCCCCCTTGACGATGGAAAGGTCATTATGGAGTTCAAAGATGATGCTACTGCCTTCAACGGTGAAAAGAAGGCCCGGTTCAAGGGTAAGGGCTGGCTCAACGCCCAGATAAGCGCGGTTCTGTTCAAAGTCCTCGAAGAGAACGGAATCAAGACCCACTTCATAGGGGTCGCCGGCGACAACAGGCTCATCGTTGAGCGGCTTAGGATGTATCCCCTTGAGGTCGTCGTCAGGAACGTTGTCGCGGGGAGCCTAAAGAAGCGCCTCCCGCTCGAAGAGGGCACCCAGCTCCCGGAGCCAATAATCGAGCTTTACTACAAGGACGACAGCCTCGGCGACCCGATGATTAACCGCTACCACGCGAAAGTCCTCGGTATAAGTGAAGAAGAGATTAGAGAGATGGAAAAGGTAGCCCTCAAGGTGAACGAAGTCCTCAGGAAGTATTTTGCCGAGCGCGGGATAATCCTTGTGGACTTCAAGCTGGAGTTCGGAAGGAACGGGAGGGGCGAGATAGTCCTCGGCGACGAGATAAGCCCCGACACCTGCCGCTTCTGGGATGCAGAAACCGGAAAGAGCCTCGATAAGGACATCTTCAGGTTTGATAAAGGCGACCTTATAAACGCCTACGAGGAGCTTTACGAGAGGCTCACCGGCCAGGCCCCGACTCGTAGGTGA
- the purF gene encoding amidophosphoribosyltransferase: MREKCGIFATVSENAPKKAYYALIALQHRGQESAGISVWRQGIKTVAGRGLVSEVFRGKELSKLKSRLAIAHVRYSTSGSLNETQPLETECCGKTIAVAHNGTLTNFLPLRRHYERLGVKFKHSVDSELLGISFLWHINETGDEFEAMRAVFNEVKGAYSVALLFDGKILVARDPVGFRPLSYGTGDGHYFASEDSALRLFAEDVRDVRPGEAFLLSEGGVESKVLAKESHHHCVFEYIYFARPDSTIDGVNVYTARVRMGEELARESPADGDVVIAVPDSGRAAALGFSRVSGIPYSEGLIKNRYIGRTFITPGQFYRELKVRLKLSPVKEVVEGKRVVLIDDSIVRGTTMKRIVAMLRKAGAKEVHVRIASPPIRHPCYMGIDIPTRHELIAAFGSVENVRKAIGADSLAYLSVEGLKRAVGREDLCLACLTGEYPEWAFRF; this comes from the coding sequence ATGAGGGAGAAGTGCGGAATCTTTGCAACGGTGTCGGAGAACGCCCCAAAGAAAGCATACTACGCTCTCATAGCGCTCCAGCACAGGGGGCAGGAGAGCGCGGGAATAAGCGTCTGGCGGCAGGGAATAAAGACGGTAGCGGGAAGGGGGCTCGTCTCGGAAGTCTTCAGGGGAAAGGAGCTCTCAAAGCTCAAATCAAGGCTCGCGATAGCCCACGTCCGCTATTCCACCTCCGGCTCCCTCAACGAGACCCAGCCCCTAGAAACGGAGTGCTGTGGGAAAACCATTGCGGTAGCACACAACGGGACGCTCACGAACTTTCTCCCGCTAAGGCGGCACTACGAACGGCTTGGGGTCAAGTTCAAGCACTCCGTTGATTCCGAGCTGCTGGGTATCTCGTTCCTCTGGCACATCAACGAAACCGGGGACGAGTTTGAGGCTATGAGGGCGGTTTTCAATGAGGTCAAAGGCGCATATTCCGTTGCTCTGCTCTTCGACGGGAAAATCCTCGTCGCGAGGGACCCTGTCGGCTTCAGGCCGCTCAGCTACGGAACCGGTGACGGCCACTACTTCGCCTCCGAGGACTCAGCTCTGAGGCTCTTCGCCGAAGATGTAAGGGACGTGAGGCCCGGAGAGGCCTTCCTTCTCTCCGAAGGCGGGGTGGAAAGCAAAGTCCTGGCGAAGGAAAGCCACCACCACTGCGTTTTTGAGTACATCTATTTTGCAAGACCCGACAGCACGATAGACGGCGTGAACGTCTACACAGCAAGGGTTAGAATGGGCGAGGAGCTGGCAAGGGAGAGCCCGGCCGACGGGGACGTCGTCATAGCGGTTCCCGACTCCGGAAGGGCCGCGGCGCTCGGCTTCTCGCGGGTGAGCGGGATTCCCTACTCCGAAGGCCTCATAAAAAACCGCTACATAGGGAGGACTTTCATAACCCCCGGACAGTTCTACCGCGAGCTGAAGGTCAGGCTCAAGCTCTCGCCGGTAAAGGAGGTCGTGGAAGGGAAGAGGGTCGTCCTCATAGACGACTCAATCGTCAGGGGCACGACGATGAAGCGCATCGTGGCGATGCTGAGAAAGGCAGGCGCAAAGGAAGTGCACGTGAGGATAGCCTCGCCGCCGATAAGACACCCCTGCTACATGGGCATCGACATCCCCACGAGGCACGAGCTGATAGCGGCATTTGGAAGCGTTGAGAACGTGAGGAAAGCCATAGGTGCCGACAGTTTAGCTTACCTCAGCGTCGAGGGTCTGAAGAGGGCGGTTGGAAGGGAAGACCTCTGCCTGGCGTGCCTCACCGGGGAGTACCCTGAGTGGGCCTTCCGCTTCTGA
- the pdxT gene encoding pyridoxal 5'-phosphate synthase glutaminase subunit PdxT translates to MVKVGVIGLQGDVEEHIEAARRALENLGVSGEVIWLKRPEQLEGISAIIIPGGESTTISRLMQKNGLFEPVKKLGEEGLPIMGTCAGLIMLSKEVIGATPEQKFLELLDVKVNRNAYGRQVDSFEAPVKLAFSDEPFLGVFIRAPRIVELLSEKVKPIAWLGDRVVGVEGDNIIGLEFHPELTDDTRVHEYFLEKAL, encoded by the coding sequence ATGGTCAAGGTAGGGGTTATAGGCCTTCAGGGCGACGTGGAAGAGCACATCGAGGCCGCTAGGAGGGCCCTTGAGAACCTCGGCGTGAGCGGAGAGGTCATCTGGCTGAAGAGGCCGGAACAGCTTGAGGGGATTTCGGCGATCATAATCCCCGGCGGTGAGAGCACAACTATCTCAAGGCTCATGCAGAAGAACGGCCTCTTTGAGCCGGTCAAGAAGCTCGGTGAGGAAGGGCTCCCGATCATGGGCACCTGCGCGGGCCTGATAATGCTCTCCAAGGAGGTAATAGGCGCAACTCCAGAGCAGAAGTTCCTTGAGCTCCTCGACGTTAAGGTCAACAGAAACGCCTATGGGAGGCAGGTGGACAGCTTTGAAGCCCCGGTTAAGCTGGCCTTCAGCGACGAGCCGTTTTTGGGAGTCTTCATCCGTGCCCCGAGGATAGTGGAGCTCCTGAGCGAGAAGGTGAAGCCGATAGCGTGGCTCGGGGACAGGGTTGTTGGCGTCGAGGGGGACAACATCATCGGCCTTGAGTTCCACCCCGAGCTGACCGACGACACGAGGGTTCACGAGTACTTTTTGGAGAAGGCGCTGTGA
- the pdxS gene encoding pyridoxal 5'-phosphate synthase lyase subunit PdxS codes for MGKLDIIEKKGTERLKRGFAKMVKGGVIMDVTNAEQARIAEEAGAVSVMALHRVPADIRKAGGVARMAPIEKIQEIMDAVTIPVMAKVRIGHVAEAKILEALGVDMIDESEVLTPSDPFFHIDKREFNVPFVCGARNLGEAVRRIWEGAAMIRTKGEAGTGNIVEAVRHVRLVAEGIRQIQAMTDEQVYGVAEKFAEPYLRLALNVKEIAGLPAKVLENEPIYGHYTYREIVDGLYKVLLEIKKLGRLPVVNFAAGGVATPADAALMMQMGMDGVFVGSGIFKSSNPPKMARAIVEAVNHWDEPDVLVEISKEIGEPMRGQDIEELEVRLEERGV; via the coding sequence ATGGGAAAGCTCGACATTATTGAGAAGAAAGGTACCGAGAGGCTGAAGCGCGGTTTTGCCAAGATGGTCAAGGGCGGAGTTATCATGGACGTTACAAACGCCGAGCAGGCGAGGATTGCCGAAGAGGCTGGAGCCGTTTCTGTCATGGCCCTCCACCGCGTCCCAGCCGACATCAGGAAGGCCGGTGGCGTCGCGAGGATGGCCCCGATAGAGAAGATCCAGGAGATAATGGACGCTGTCACGATTCCCGTCATGGCTAAGGTCAGGATTGGCCACGTCGCCGAGGCCAAAATCCTTGAGGCCCTTGGAGTTGACATGATTGACGAGAGTGAGGTTCTAACGCCCTCAGACCCGTTCTTCCACATAGACAAGCGCGAGTTCAACGTTCCCTTCGTCTGTGGAGCGAGGAACCTTGGTGAGGCCGTCAGGAGGATATGGGAAGGCGCGGCCATGATCAGGACGAAGGGCGAGGCCGGAACCGGAAACATCGTTGAGGCCGTCAGGCACGTTCGCCTCGTCGCCGAGGGGATAAGGCAGATCCAGGCCATGACCGACGAGCAGGTCTACGGAGTTGCTGAAAAGTTCGCCGAGCCTTACCTCAGGCTCGCCCTCAACGTCAAGGAGATAGCCGGTCTCCCGGCCAAGGTTCTCGAAAACGAACCTATTTACGGCCACTACACCTACCGCGAGATTGTCGACGGTCTCTACAAGGTTCTCCTCGAGATAAAGAAGCTCGGTCGCCTTCCGGTCGTTAACTTCGCAGCAGGAGGAGTCGCCACCCCGGCAGATGCCGCCCTCATGATGCAGATGGGCATGGACGGTGTCTTCGTCGGCTCCGGAATCTTCAAGAGCTCCAACCCGCCGAAGATGGCGAGGGCAATAGTCGAGGCCGTCAACCACTGGGACGAGCCAGATGTGCTCGTCGAGATAAGCAAGGAAATCGGCGAGCCGATGCGCGGCCAGGACATCGAGGAGCTCGAAGTCCGCCTTGAGGAGAGGGGCGTCTGA
- a CDS encoding nucleotidyltransferase family protein — translation MIRKAVIPIGGEATRLRPLTIETSKGLVRLLNKPILEHSILSLARDGIEEVYLGVRGYVNYTTLFDYFREGYWLKKKYGLEKEVRIRYMPRYESTTNGDAVWYTMRYYDIKEPVVVIQGDNIYQLNIGEMYEWHRKKGAFMTIALQPVNDVTGFGVAKIDDDHRIEYFVEKPKPEEAPSNLANTGIYILSENFWEFLEEDWAREMKENRRLDFGGDIIPALIEHGYDVYGYPMKGYWFDIGTPERYLNAAMYLLHHLSPEDMEAVEITHDVYMQGKSEMSEDLRRRIRDMIKRGEILVEGKVLLGRHISIGRGTALEDAIIDNYSIVGRNCEILHSVVMDRVKLGDNVRIMNSIIGRHVEIGDNVRIVNSVIGDNAVIGDNVRMYNVRIWPHEFVEKGATLEHYTVRHTAPKR, via the coding sequence ATGATAAGGAAGGCGGTCATACCAATCGGGGGTGAGGCGACAAGGCTAAGGCCCTTGACGATAGAGACTTCTAAGGGACTTGTTAGGCTTCTTAACAAGCCTATTCTTGAGCACTCAATTCTCAGCCTAGCGAGAGATGGTATAGAAGAGGTTTACCTCGGTGTCAGGGGCTACGTCAACTATACAACGCTCTTTGACTACTTCCGCGAGGGTTACTGGCTGAAAAAGAAGTACGGGCTTGAAAAGGAGGTTAGAATAAGGTATATGCCGCGATACGAGAGCACAACGAACGGCGACGCCGTATGGTACACCATGAGGTACTACGACATCAAGGAGCCCGTGGTGGTCATTCAGGGCGACAACATCTACCAGCTCAACATCGGCGAGATGTACGAGTGGCACAGGAAGAAGGGAGCATTCATGACGATAGCCCTCCAGCCGGTCAATGACGTCACGGGCTTCGGTGTGGCGAAGATAGACGACGACCACAGGATAGAGTACTTCGTTGAGAAACCAAAGCCGGAAGAGGCCCCGAGCAACCTCGCAAACACGGGTATCTATATCCTCTCCGAGAACTTCTGGGAGTTCCTTGAGGAAGACTGGGCCAGGGAGATGAAAGAGAACCGCAGGTTGGACTTCGGAGGAGACATAATCCCCGCGCTCATAGAGCACGGCTACGATGTCTACGGCTACCCGATGAAAGGCTACTGGTTCGATATTGGAACGCCCGAGAGGTACCTGAACGCTGCGATGTATCTGCTCCACCATCTCTCCCCGGAGGACATGGAGGCCGTTGAGATAACCCACGACGTTTACATGCAGGGCAAGTCCGAGATGTCCGAAGACCTGCGCCGCAGGATAAGGGACATGATAAAGCGCGGTGAAATCCTTGTTGAGGGGAAGGTCCTTCTTGGCAGGCACATTTCAATAGGGAGGGGCACGGCCCTTGAGGATGCCATCATAGACAACTACTCCATAGTCGGACGGAACTGTGAGATCCTCCACTCCGTCGTCATGGACAGGGTTAAGCTCGGGGACAACGTGAGGATAATGAACTCAATAATCGGGAGGCACGTCGAGATAGGCGACAACGTCAGGATCGTCAACTCTGTCATCGGGGACAACGCGGTGATAGGCGACAACGTGAGGATGTACAACGTCAGGATATGGCCCCACGAGTTCGTGGAAAAGGGAGCAACGCTGGAGCACTACACCGTAAGACATACCGCTCCAAAAAGGTAA
- the nadC gene encoding carboxylating nicotinate-nucleotide diphosphorylase: protein MTPISYLLRFIEEDAPFGDVTSEAVIPEGIKARAVIIAKQDGIIAGVEEAKALFEHFGVKVSVKKRDGEEAKKGDVILELEGDARAILLVERTALNVMGRMSGIATEVRRLVEKVKPVNPKVRVAGTRKSLLKPIDKRAIIIGGGEPHRFSLSDAILIKDNHLALVPLEEAIKRAKSFSVYKVVEVEVESLEDAIKAARAGADVVMLDNMTPEEIAETVEALKREGLRDRVKIEVSGGITPENIEEYAKLDVDVISLGYLTHSVRNFDVSLEIVEKL from the coding sequence ATGACCCCAATCTCCTACCTCCTTCGCTTCATTGAGGAAGACGCTCCATTCGGCGACGTGACGAGCGAGGCGGTGATTCCCGAGGGCATTAAAGCCAGGGCTGTAATCATTGCAAAGCAGGACGGAATTATAGCGGGCGTTGAGGAGGCCAAAGCCCTCTTCGAGCACTTCGGGGTTAAGGTTTCGGTCAAGAAACGCGATGGAGAGGAAGCGAAAAAGGGAGACGTAATCCTCGAGCTTGAGGGGGACGCGAGGGCTATTCTGCTCGTCGAGAGAACCGCTTTGAACGTTATGGGCAGGATGAGCGGAATAGCGACCGAGGTGAGGAGGCTCGTCGAGAAGGTTAAACCCGTGAACCCGAAGGTTCGCGTTGCAGGAACGAGGAAAAGCCTTCTCAAGCCGATAGACAAGAGAGCCATAATAATTGGCGGCGGCGAGCCGCACAGGTTCTCGCTGAGCGATGCAATACTCATCAAGGACAACCACTTAGCTTTAGTTCCGCTGGAGGAGGCCATAAAACGAGCAAAATCTTTCAGCGTTTACAAGGTCGTCGAGGTCGAGGTTGAGAGCCTTGAGGATGCCATCAAAGCCGCAAGGGCCGGGGCCGACGTGGTGATGCTCGACAACATGACGCCTGAGGAGATAGCGGAGACGGTTGAGGCTTTAAAGCGTGAGGGCCTGCGCGATAGGGTGAAAATCGAGGTCTCAGGTGGGATAACGCCTGAGAACATTGAGGAATATGCAAAGCTCGACGTCGACGTGATAAGTTTGGGTTATCTGACACATTCCGTCAGGAACTTCGACGTAAGCCTTGAAATCGTTGAAAAGCTCTGA
- the nadA gene encoding quinolinate synthase NadA, whose amino-acid sequence MDKENLIAEIERLKEERNAIIMAHNYQLPEVQDIADFLGDSLELARKAINVDADVIVFAGVDFMAETAKILNPEKTVLLPARRATCAMANMLKVEHILEAKRQYPNAPVVLYVNTTAEAKAYADVTVTSANAARIVEKLDSDVIIFGPDKNLASYVARMTGKKVIPVPSDGHCYVHRKFTVEDVERARRLYPNAKLMVHPECEPEVQERADIIASTGGMIKRAPEWDEWVVFTEREMVYRLSRLYPNIKFHPAREDAVCLGMKAITLQDVYESLRDIKYRVEVPEEIAEKARKAIEKMLEMS is encoded by the coding sequence ATGGACAAGGAGAATCTGATTGCCGAGATTGAACGCCTGAAGGAGGAGCGCAACGCGATAATTATGGCCCACAACTACCAGCTCCCCGAGGTGCAGGACATAGCCGACTTCCTCGGGGACAGCCTTGAGCTCGCGAGGAAAGCTATAAACGTTGATGCGGACGTCATCGTTTTTGCGGGCGTTGACTTCATGGCCGAGACCGCTAAAATCCTCAACCCGGAAAAGACAGTTCTCCTGCCGGCGAGGAGGGCCACCTGCGCGATGGCCAACATGCTCAAGGTCGAGCACATTCTTGAGGCGAAGAGGCAGTATCCTAACGCGCCGGTTGTCCTCTACGTGAACACAACCGCCGAGGCGAAGGCCTACGCCGACGTTACCGTTACTTCGGCCAACGCGGCCAGAATAGTTGAAAAGCTCGATTCCGATGTGATAATCTTCGGCCCGGACAAGAACCTTGCGAGCTACGTCGCGAGAATGACCGGCAAGAAGGTAATCCCCGTTCCCTCCGACGGGCACTGCTACGTCCACAGAAAGTTCACCGTTGAAGACGTCGAGCGCGCGAGGAGGCTTTACCCCAACGCCAAGCTGATGGTTCACCCCGAGTGCGAGCCGGAAGTGCAGGAAAGGGCTGACATAATCGCCTCGACGGGTGGGATGATAAAACGTGCCCCCGAGTGGGACGAGTGGGTCGTCTTCACCGAGAGGGAGATGGTCTACAGGCTGAGCAGGCTCTATCCAAACATCAAGTTCCACCCCGCCCGCGAGGACGCGGTCTGCCTCGGGATGAAGGCCATAACGCTCCAAGACGTCTACGAATCGCTCAGAGACATTAAGTACCGCGTGGAGGTTCCAGAGGAAATAGCTGAGAAGGCCAGGAAGGCCATCGAGAAAATGCTTGAGATGAGCTGA
- a CDS encoding L-aspartate oxidase produces the protein MKVGIIGDGIAGLTAAIALAKKGFDVTLIGPGIKKSNSYLAQAGIAFPILEGDSLKAHVLDTIKAGKYINDREAVWNVISKASEAYDFLLSLGLKFETSETEGGHSFHRVFTIKNETGKHVTKLLHLRARELGVHFLKGKAEELGIKRGKAYGVFVDGEFLNFDATLIASGGFSALFKFTAGSEENTGLLIGDAITKGAPARDLEFVQFHPTGYIGKNGVFLISEAVRGAGAKLVTDEGERFVNELATRDIVARAIYRQMGVGKSVFLDATGIEDFKKRFPQIYAFLRKDGIDPSKDLIPVSPIAHYTMGGIAVDLWYRTAIKNLYAIGEASCNGFHGANRLASNSLLECIVSGLEVARTIARERPRCREVKEPVYHGYEPGDVDSLRELLWEHAGIVRSAKTLREGLRKLEGVEADPRLKLLARGVLECALAREESRGSHYREDFPAMRKEFERPSFFDGRCRL, from the coding sequence ATGAAAGTTGGAATCATCGGTGACGGGATTGCCGGCTTGACAGCGGCCATAGCGCTCGCAAAGAAGGGTTTTGATGTCACGCTCATCGGCCCTGGGATCAAAAAGAGCAACTCATACCTTGCCCAGGCGGGGATAGCATTTCCCATCCTCGAAGGCGATTCCCTCAAAGCCCACGTCCTCGATACAATTAAAGCCGGAAAGTACATCAACGACCGCGAGGCGGTTTGGAACGTAATCTCAAAGGCGAGCGAAGCCTACGACTTCCTGCTTTCCCTCGGCCTGAAGTTCGAGACGAGTGAGACGGAGGGCGGTCACTCGTTTCACAGGGTTTTCACAATCAAGAACGAGACCGGAAAGCACGTGACCAAACTGCTCCATCTCCGCGCCAGGGAACTCGGCGTTCACTTCCTTAAGGGGAAAGCGGAAGAGCTTGGGATAAAGAGGGGGAAGGCTTACGGGGTCTTCGTTGATGGTGAGTTCCTCAACTTCGACGCCACCCTCATAGCCTCGGGCGGCTTCTCTGCCCTGTTCAAGTTCACTGCTGGCTCTGAGGAGAATACAGGCCTCCTCATCGGCGACGCGATAACGAAAGGCGCCCCCGCTCGCGATTTGGAGTTCGTTCAGTTCCACCCAACTGGCTACATCGGGAAGAACGGCGTTTTTCTGATAAGCGAGGCCGTCAGGGGTGCAGGAGCGAAGCTCGTAACAGATGAAGGAGAGCGCTTCGTGAACGAACTGGCGACGAGGGACATCGTTGCGAGGGCAATATATCGCCAGATGGGTGTCGGAAAGAGTGTTTTCCTCGATGCAACCGGCATAGAGGACTTCAAGAAGCGCTTCCCGCAGATATACGCCTTCCTGCGGAAGGATGGGATAGACCCATCGAAGGACCTAATTCCCGTCTCACCGATAGCTCACTACACGATGGGCGGGATAGCGGTTGACCTCTGGTACAGGACTGCAATCAAAAACCTCTACGCAATAGGCGAAGCTTCCTGCAACGGCTTCCACGGGGCGAACAGACTTGCCAGCAACTCCCTCCTTGAGTGCATCGTTTCTGGCCTTGAGGTCGCGAGGACGATAGCCCGGGAAAGGCCGAGATGCAGGGAAGTTAAGGAACCCGTCTACCACGGCTACGAGCCCGGAGACGTTGACTCGCTGAGGGAGCTCCTGTGGGAGCATGCAGGAATAGTTAGGAGTGCGAAGACCCTCAGGGAAGGCCTCAGAAAGCTTGAGGGGGTAGAGGCCGACCCGAGGCTGAAACTGCTCGCGAGGGGCGTTCTCGAGTGTGCTTTGGCGAGAGAAGAAAGCAGGGGGAGCCACTACCGCGAGGATTTTCCGGCGATGAGGAAGGAGTTTGAGAGGCCGAGCTTCTTCGATGGAAGGTGCAGGCTGTGA
- a CDS encoding IGHMBP2 family helicase: protein MDEKLGKFISRLKVLVEMERKAEIEAMRAEMKRLSGREREKVGRAILGLNGKIVGEELGYFLVKYGREREIKTEISVGDLVVISKRDPLKSDLVGTVVEKGKRFITVALETVPDWALKGVRLDLYANDITFKRWLENLNNLRESGRKALEFYLGLREPEESKPVEFEPFDKNLNASQRRAVAKALGSHDFFLIHGPFGTGKTRTLVELIRQEVERGHKVLATAESNVAVDNLVERLANSGLKVIRIGHPSRVSRALHSTTLAYLITQHELYGELRELRVIGENLKEKRDTFTKPVPKYRRGLTDKQILRLAEKGIGTRGVPARLIREMAQWLKINEQVQKTFDDARKLEERIAREIIREADVVLTTNASAGLDVVDYGSYDVAVIDEATQATIPSVLIPINRAKRFVLAGDHKQLPPTILSEKAKELSNTLFEGLIERYPQKSEMLTVQYRMNECLMEFPSREFYGGKIQADESVRNITLADLGIRTPEEDNAWAEVLRPENVLVFMDTAGREDRFERQRYGSESRENPLEARLVKKTVERLLGLGVKPEWIGVITPYDDQRDLISSLLPEGIEVKTVDGYQGREKEVIVLSFVRSNKKGEIGFLKDLRRLNVSLTRAKRKLVLIGDSSTLSVHPTYKRLVDFVREREIHIYVGSHLGV from the coding sequence ATGGACGAAAAACTGGGGAAGTTCATCTCTCGCCTCAAGGTACTCGTCGAGATGGAGCGTAAGGCCGAGATAGAGGCCATGCGCGCCGAGATGAAAAGGCTCAGTGGCCGTGAGAGGGAGAAAGTTGGGAGGGCAATCCTTGGCCTGAACGGTAAAATCGTCGGCGAGGAGCTCGGTTACTTTCTTGTGAAATACGGGCGCGAGAGGGAGATCAAGACGGAGATAAGTGTCGGTGATCTGGTTGTGATAAGCAAGAGAGACCCGCTGAAGAGCGACCTGGTTGGAACCGTCGTCGAGAAAGGAAAGCGGTTCATAACGGTCGCCCTTGAGACCGTCCCTGACTGGGCGCTTAAAGGTGTGAGGCTTGACCTCTACGCCAACGATATAACATTCAAGCGCTGGCTTGAGAACCTGAACAACCTCCGCGAGAGCGGAAGAAAAGCTCTGGAGTTCTACCTCGGTCTGAGGGAACCGGAAGAGAGCAAGCCGGTTGAGTTCGAGCCCTTTGATAAAAACCTGAACGCGAGCCAGAGGAGGGCCGTTGCCAAGGCCCTTGGGAGTCATGATTTCTTCCTTATCCATGGGCCCTTTGGGACGGGAAAGACGAGAACGCTCGTTGAGCTGATAAGGCAGGAAGTAGAGCGGGGCCATAAAGTTCTGGCGACGGCTGAGAGCAACGTTGCAGTTGACAACCTCGTGGAGAGGCTTGCTAATTCCGGCCTCAAGGTCATCCGCATTGGACACCCGAGCAGGGTCTCAAGGGCACTGCACAGCACTACTCTTGCCTACCTCATAACCCAGCACGAGCTCTACGGCGAGCTGAGGGAGCTCCGCGTAATCGGGGAGAACTTGAAAGAAAAGAGGGACACCTTCACCAAACCAGTTCCGAAGTACAGGCGTGGGCTGACCGACAAGCAGATTCTCCGCCTGGCTGAAAAGGGCATCGGGACGAGGGGCGTTCCAGCGAGGCTAATCCGCGAGATGGCCCAGTGGCTCAAAATCAACGAACAGGTGCAGAAGACCTTCGACGATGCGAGAAAGCTGGAGGAGAGGATAGCGAGGGAGATAATAAGGGAAGCTGACGTCGTCCTGACGACTAACGCCTCGGCTGGCCTTGACGTCGTTGATTATGGCTCCTACGACGTGGCGGTGATAGACGAGGCAACCCAAGCGACTATTCCGAGCGTTCTCATACCAATAAACCGTGCGAAGCGCTTCGTTCTGGCCGGCGACCACAAGCAGCTACCGCCAACGATACTCAGCGAGAAGGCGAAAGAGCTTAGCAACACCCTCTTTGAGGGGCTGATTGAGCGCTATCCTCAGAAGAGCGAGATGCTTACCGTCCAGTACAGGATGAACGAGTGCCTGATGGAGTTCCCGAGCAGGGAGTTCTACGGCGGTAAGATACAGGCAGACGAAAGCGTCCGGAACATAACTCTGGCCGACCTGGGAATTCGGACCCCCGAAGAGGACAATGCATGGGCTGAAGTCCTCAGGCCTGAGAACGTGCTCGTCTTTATGGATACGGCAGGGAGGGAAGACCGCTTCGAGAGGCAGAGGTACGGCAGTGAGAGCCGTGAAAACCCGCTTGAGGCCAGGCTGGTGAAAAAGACCGTTGAGAGGCTCCTGGGGCTTGGAGTCAAGCCCGAATGGATAGGCGTCATAACGCCGTACGACGACCAGAGAGACCTTATAAGCTCGCTCCTGCCGGAGGGGATAGAGGTCAAGACCGTTGACGGCTACCAGGGAAGGGAGAAAGAAGTAATAGTCCTCTCGTTCGTCCGCTCCAACAAGAAAGGTGAGATTGGCTTCTTGAAAGACCTGAGGAGGTTAAACGTCTCGCTGACGAGGGCGAAGAGGAAGCTGGTTTTGATAGGTGACTCCTCAACGCTGAGCGTTCACCCGACTTACAAACGGCTGGTGGACTTTGTGAGGGAGAGGGAAATTCATATCTATGTGGGTTCTCATCTTGGGGTCTAA